ATTTTAATAGGTGTAATTGCAGCATTGGAGATTTTGGGAGTTTTAGCGATGTTGAAATGGGGAGGAGGACATGAGTTTAAAGGATCATATTTAGACTTTGTAAGTTCAGAGATTGGTTTAATTACCTTGTTTGCAACAATTTTTGGAATTACGATTGCTTCTCGTACAATTACTGATGAGTTTCAAAAAGGTACAATTAAGCAGTTATTAATCCGTCCTAGAAAACGAATTACAGTTTTGTTCTCTAAATATATTACAGTGTTACTTACTATATTATTTATCATATTTGCTAGCACGTTAATCGCAATGATTATTGGCGGGATTGTAATGGATGGTAGTAAAACAGAATTAACGTTAGGAATCATAATGAAGTCCATTTTATATCAAGTACTTTCACCGTTCTTCTTTGCAACTCTTGCCTTTTTCTTGGCAAACGTATTTAGAAAGTCTGTATTACCATTAATTATTACGTTGTTCCTATTTTTCTTGCAAGGAGCAATTAATATGGTGCTAATAATGTTTGCAAAAGGTGTAGCGAAATTTGTGGTATTTTTCCACTTGAATTTAAGTGTTTACGACAGCAATAAATTAGTAAGTGGCGGAGTAGAACCACCATTTACAGAATTTACGTTTACAACTTCATTATTACTTGTAGTTGCATACTTTGCTGTATTACTTGTAGCATCAAGTGTATTATTCCAAAAACGTGACGTATTATAATAGAAAAAATCCCCGTGTTAACGGGGATTTTTATTAACCAGCTCTTTCTTCAATCGTTTCACGTTCCTAGCATGCTGCCAGCGTAAAATATCGGGTCTGTTTCAACTTCTTCTTGGTTTATAAAATGCAGCGAACACATATTTATTTAAGGATATACTGTTACTAAGTTGAAGATTGCTATAACACCCATAAATAGATCAGCTAAATCCTATACTACTTGAATTGTAGTGAATGAACTTAAAAATGTCATGTCAATTATAGCGGTATATCATTGAAACCGTTTTAATAGATATATTGTTTGAAATTATATGAGAAAAATAGGAAGATTTTCAACTATATTCATATTATAATTTAGTTATCCCGCCATTTGTAGGAGAGGGATTGCCTATAAAACATTGATTAAAGCTTTACTTTAACTATCTCTGGAGGTGTTCAATATTGCAATATGCACTTTCATGCATAAGGCTACGTAGTTTTTTTGGATGGATGATTATAGGGATGTTCCTAACGATGATTCCATTAAGTTTATCAGGTGCTTCTGACAATACGATAGAGTTCCTGTCACAAATATCAATCTTTTTCGCATTTCCACTATTGTGGCTATATTTAAAAACAAGTAAAAATAATATTGTTTTTAAAAGTTTTTTTGATAAACCCGGACGTTTACATTGGGGGTTAATTGTATTAGCAACGATAATGGGAATAATTTTTTCAGTCGGTATATCTCAAATTCAATTTTATATTTTAGCACATACTGTACCAAATTTCTTAGTTACTATGATAGAAGATGGAAATGTAATTAATACGAGTAACATATACATGACGATATTTACTTTCATTTCAGCATGTGTATTAGCCCCAATAATGGAAGAGGTTATTTTTAGAGGTTTTTTCTTACAACGAATGGCTTACAAATGGGGGATTAAACGTGCAGTTATTATATCCTCTCTTATTTTTGGACTAGGCCATTTTGATGTTATCGGTGCTTTCATGTTCGGTGTTATTATGTGCCTTCTATACATAAAGACAAAAAATATATGGACGAATATTGCTGTGCATGCTCTAAATAATTTGATTGCAACGAGTATGCAATTTGTAGGTGGAGATGGAAGTGACGCAATCTCGATTACTGAATTACAAGCACAAAGTAATTTATGGATCGGCATTGGTCTTGCGATTATCGGTTTATTATGGTTAATTCCTTTTACTTGGAAACAATGGCGTACTGTAAAAGAAGTAGGTGTGCCACCGCTTCGCTTAATAAATGAAGAAAAAGTGATGAATTCATCACGTGAAAATGAAATGTATAGCCAAGTTATACTAACGAATAGATTGATGGCGGTGGAACTGCCAGATGAGGCTGTCAACCAGCTTAAGTTAGAAGAAAATGAGTATGTAACAATAGCTGTAGAAGAAGATAAGATTATTATAAAAAAGGCGGATTATAGGCCATTAAAAAGTAGCTCTCCAGTATGAAAAGGAGAGCTACTTTTTAATTTGTAATAATCTCTACACGGAAGTTATTTCCGTTTTTCACGTATTTAATATCTGTAACGATCCGAACGGTTTTTAGAAGTTCAACTTTTTCACCAATTCGAGGGATGGTCGGAACATTGTCCCAAATACCAAGCAAGTCATCTAATTGTGCCGTTTTTTCATAAAACCAGATTTTCAATGTAAAGCCCCTTTCTCGAACTTTGTGTATTTTAATACATGATATATCATTTTTATTCTCAATGTAAGAGGTTTTTACTCTTTTTTGTGAATAAAGATGAATTAATCTTCTGGGAAGATATGTTCAATATCCGGAGTAAGAGCTACTTCTGATAATACGATATGAGAAACTGTCGTTGCATATGAAGAAACATCATTGATAAATTCTTCAAGTTCAACGAGTGAAGGAACAGAGATTTTTACAATGTAGCATAAGCTTCCTGTTACTCGGTAACAAAAACTTGCAGATGGATAAGACTGAATAAACTGTTGCATACGTGTTGTATCACCATTTTTTAAAGTGATTTCTAAAATACAATCTAAAACAAGTCCTGCTTTTTTATAATTGATATCGATTGTGTATTTTTGAATAATTCCTTCACTTTCAAGTTTACGAACACGCTCTGTAGTAGACGGAGCGGATAAGTTTACTCGTTTTGCCAATTCGCGCATCGAAAGGCGACTATCATTATATAATTCATTTAAAATTTTTCGATCAACACGGTCTAATTGCATTTGTAAATATACCTCCAGTAAAATGATGATTTTTGTAAAGGAAAATTATAAATTAAGATTCATATGAAATGTAAAGTGAGCTTTATTTATTTTACAATAAAAAAGAGGGAAATAGGAGGGGAAATGATGGAGAGAATTATATTATCAAATATAGGAGATACAAAGTTTCAAAAATTATTAGGGCATAATCCGGATATATTAAATTCGTGGAGTACGTTAGAGAATACACTGTATAGTACAGGGACCCTTTCCGCAGAGTTAAAGGAGCAAGTAAGAAGAACATTAGCGTTTGGGAATGAATGTCCGTACTGTATGGCAAAGGGAAAGCCGGATGATATACAAAAGATAGAAGAAATTAGCGTAGCCGTTACTTTTGCACATGCATTTGTTCATAACCAAAAGGCGATAGATGATAATATGTTTCATGTATTAAAACAATATTGGACTGAAAAAGAAATTGTAGAGCTTTGTGCCTATATTTGTTTTATTACTGCGTCACAGCAACTTGGTTTTCTGTTTCAATTACAGCCCAATTAACTAGGAGGATAATATGCTTAATCACGCAGCACTTATAATCATTGATGTACAGGAAGCATTTAACTTACCGTACTGGGGCACAAGGAATAACCTTTTTGCGGAAGAAAATATGAAAATTTTGTTAGAAGAATGGAGAAAAAGAGAATTACTAGTTATTCATATTCAGCATGTGAATAAAGAAAATGTGGAGTCAATGTTTCATCTAGATGCAGAAACAGTACGTTTTAAAAAAGAAGTGAGGCCGTTACCAGGTGAGATTATTATTCAAAAGGTTGTTAACAGTGCGTTCATTGGGACAAATTTAGAAGAGATATTACGAGTAAAAGATTATACTTCTTTAGTAGTTGTAGGATTAACGACAAATCATTGTGTAGAGACGACAACACGGATGTCAGGTAATTTAGGATTTACAACGTATGTAGTGAGTGACGCGACGGCTACTTTTAACCGCATCGGTCCAGATGGCACAGAGTATAGCGCAAAGGATATTCACAATATGACGCTTGTAAACTTGCATGATGAATTTGCTGCTATTGTGACGGCGAAAGAAATATTAAAAACTATTTCGATAAAATAATTGCAGAATTATGTAGAAAAAAATAAGAATATTTCGTATAATCTAAGTATAATCATTTTGAAAATAGGGGTGTCATCATATGGAGCAAATTCCAGTAAAGAAAATAGAAGAAGTACTCGTTTTAGCAGGAGATGATAAACAAAAGCAAAAGGAATTTTATGAATTGCTCTTAACAACGGAGTTTTATGTTGCTGGTTCATTAGAAGCAGAGGACGGGGCAACAGAAGGCACACTTCGTTTACGTCATTTCCAAGGAGAGGGTAGATGGATTGTTCCATTCTTTACACAATTGGAATTTGTAAAAGCTGTGTTGCCAGAAGGGACACCCCTTATTACGATACGTGGAAAAGAATTATTGGGTAGCATCGAGAAAGATGCTACAGCTGTATTAAATGTTGGAACAGATATGAGTAAAACATTTATTCCAGAAGAAATTGCAGAGATAGCATCAGGACGAATCTTTAATTATTATAAGTAAAAGGAAAAGCTTAGCAGCTTTTCCTTTTTAATTTGAACATGGAGTGGCTATACCAGAAGAAATAGAAACAGTTTTGTTAGTTGTATTTATTGTTGCTGTAGCTCCGAGGGGAATACCGATATTTGGACTTATATGTCCAATCGGTAAACCGAATAACACAGGTATATTATATGGCATGAAATATTCATATAATATTGTTTGCAATGATTGAGATGGCTTAGAAGGGTTGCAGTCGTGACAACTTGTAAAAATAACGCCACTGCATTCATTAAACTGTCCAGATAAAAGTAGTTGATTTAACATCCGGTCAATGCGGTACGGTTCTTCACCAATATCTTCAAGCAATAAAAGTCTATTTGACGTATTTATCTCATAGGGCGAGCCAATTATACTTGTTAACACAGTTAAATTCCCTCCAACTAATGTGCCTGTAACTGTACATGGAGAGGTAGGCACGATACATTCTGATGCATATAAGATAGATGAATACGGATGGAATAGTTGATTGAAAGAAGATAAAGAGAGAGAATCTATACCTTTTCCTAATTCTTCAATCATTGGACCATGAAAAGTTACAAGCTCTGCATAACGTGAAAAGGCAGTATGTAAAGCCGTAATATCGCTATATCCCCAAAAAATCTTTGGATTCCGTTGAATGATTTCATATTGAATGTAAGGGAGGAGACGAGCGCTGCCGTAACCACCTCGTGCACAAAAGACTGCTTTGACCTCAGTATTTGTAAATGCTTCATGTATATCATCAAGACGAACTTGATCACTTCCAGCTAAATATCCATATTTTTCATAAACGCTCTTTCCGATTATTACAAATAAACCCATCTCTTGTAATACGTTCACACCTTTTAATACATTCTCAAGTGTTGGTGGGCCAGACGGTGCAATAATCATTACTGTATCACCTTTTTGTAACGCATTTGGATGAATCATTGTTCTCAGCCTCCTTCTCTTTCAATATATTCGCTTGAGCGAAAGTTCAATCCTTGTAAAAGAAGGGGAAAGCATGTCATATAAAGAAGGTATAGGGAAAGTAGGAGGGAAAATGATGTTTACAAGTCGAGTAATAGATATATTACAAATTAAGTATCCGATCATTCAAGCAGGTATGGCAGGAGCTATTACAACGC
This Bacillus mycoides DNA region includes the following protein-coding sequences:
- a CDS encoding ABC transporter permease, yielding MFKLIQNEFLKLHAKKGMYILIGVIAALEILGVLAMLKWGGGHEFKGSYLDFVSSEIGLITLFATIFGITIASRTITDEFQKGTIKQLLIRPRKRITVLFSKYITVLLTILFIIFASTLIAMIIGGIVMDGSKTELTLGIIMKSILYQVLSPFFFATLAFFLANVFRKSVLPLIITLFLFFLQGAINMVLIMFAKGVAKFVVFFHLNLSVYDSNKLVSGGVEPPFTEFTFTTSLLLVVAYFAVLLVASSVLFQKRDVL
- a CDS encoding CPBP family intramembrane glutamic endopeptidase, producing the protein MQYALSCIRLRSFFGWMIIGMFLTMIPLSLSGASDNTIEFLSQISIFFAFPLLWLYLKTSKNNIVFKSFFDKPGRLHWGLIVLATIMGIIFSVGISQIQFYILAHTVPNFLVTMIEDGNVINTSNIYMTIFTFISACVLAPIMEEVIFRGFFLQRMAYKWGIKRAVIISSLIFGLGHFDVIGAFMFGVIMCLLYIKTKNIWTNIAVHALNNLIATSMQFVGGDGSDAISITELQAQSNLWIGIGLAIIGLLWLIPFTWKQWRTVKEVGVPPLRLINEEKVMNSSRENEMYSQVILTNRLMAVELPDEAVNQLKLEENEYVTIAVEEDKIIIKKADYRPLKSSSPV
- a CDS encoding DUF3913 family protein, translating into MKIWFYEKTAQLDDLLGIWDNVPTIPRIGEKVELLKTVRIVTDIKYVKNGNNFRVEIITN
- a CDS encoding Lrp/AsnC family transcriptional regulator, coding for MQLDRVDRKILNELYNDSRLSMRELAKRVNLSAPSTTERVRKLESEGIIQKYTIDINYKKAGLVLDCILEITLKNGDTTRMQQFIQSYPSASFCYRVTGSLCYIVKISVPSLVELEEFINDVSSYATTVSHIVLSEVALTPDIEHIFPED
- a CDS encoding carboxymuconolactone decarboxylase family protein, producing the protein MMERIILSNIGDTKFQKLLGHNPDILNSWSTLENTLYSTGTLSAELKEQVRRTLAFGNECPYCMAKGKPDDIQKIEEISVAVTFAHAFVHNQKAIDDNMFHVLKQYWTEKEIVELCAYICFITASQQLGFLFQLQPN
- a CDS encoding cysteine hydrolase family protein; the protein is MLNHAALIIIDVQEAFNLPYWGTRNNLFAEENMKILLEEWRKRELLVIHIQHVNKENVESMFHLDAETVRFKKEVRPLPGEIIIQKVVNSAFIGTNLEEILRVKDYTSLVVVGLTTNHCVETTTRMSGNLGFTTYVVSDATATFNRIGPDGTEYSAKDIHNMTLVNLHDEFAAIVTAKEILKTISIK
- a CDS encoding SseB family protein, translated to MEQIPVKKIEEVLVLAGDDKQKQKEFYELLLTTEFYVAGSLEAEDGATEGTLRLRHFQGEGRWIVPFFTQLEFVKAVLPEGTPLITIRGKELLGSIEKDATAVLNVGTDMSKTFIPEEIAEIASGRIFNYYK
- a CDS encoding S66 peptidase family protein, coding for MIHPNALQKGDTVMIIAPSGPPTLENVLKGVNVLQEMGLFVIIGKSVYEKYGYLAGSDQVRLDDIHEAFTNTEVKAVFCARGGYGSARLLPYIQYEIIQRNPKIFWGYSDITALHTAFSRYAELVTFHGPMIEELGKGIDSLSLSSFNQLFHPYSSILYASECIVPTSPCTVTGTLVGGNLTVLTSIIGSPYEINTSNRLLLLEDIGEEPYRIDRMLNQLLLSGQFNECSGVIFTSCHDCNPSKPSQSLQTILYEYFMPYNIPVLFGLPIGHISPNIGIPLGATATINTTNKTVSISSGIATPCSN